AAACAAAGGTTCACACACCCCACAAAACCACCACCATGCTGATCACAAAATCCACACCCCCAATCACCaatccttccaaacccccacccaCCCACTGGAAGAATCCCCTGAAAACCCACAAAAAAGGGTATGCAAAGAGTGTCCAGAATGAAAAAGCAACAAACTATGAAGAAAGCCCTACCAAAGCTCAAACTCATTTGAAATTTAGCAAATTAAGAACTCTAGCGAATTAAGGTTGTCAACCATGAAGACATCCCTAGACTTTCAAAGAATGATTTGAgggaaaaatcaattaaagccactttttgataggcaacgataaaatatattaaaagcgcctAACAAAAGGGCGCATAAAAGCATACATGTTGTATaccaaggattaaaatatcgaAATTGACAAAATATTGGTGGTTGGACTTTATGGAAGTTTCGGGAAATATCGGAAATATCAGACGAAAAtctataaaaaagaatattaatggaactaaaattgatcaaaactcataaaatgttggaaaaactccaagaaataaTACGATAAgcaataatacatatattaaagttgttttattgaagaaaacaatGTATCTATAATTGAATTTGTGATGTTCGACAATAATATATAGAACATTAAAACGCATTTAGCACTCAAATGATGATCTATCTAGTTTGGGTATATTCaatgatataaaagaaatgattatccatatattgttttccttctttttttttagtttaaaatgtttataactttatttacaagtttatatttcacttgtatttatttattatacaaaatatataaagaaagacTCGTTAAATTAACAATCAAATGGAATTCAAAAATAAGATTATTAAAATTGATCTTAttaaagttttttgttttttagctaGATTAAGTCGGAGGGGTTGGTGCTCTAAGGAATTGAGGGGCAACTATGGTGTTGGTGGTCTATGGAAGGCTACAAGGCTTTTGTGGGAGTTAGTCTCTTCCAGAACTCTCTTTGTAGTGGGTAATGGGAGAAGGGTCAAGTTTTGGATAGACAGATGGTGCAAGGATGAGTCTTTATGTGTGTGTCATTTCCCTCATTGTTCGCTTTAGCAAGCTCAAAAGAGGCTTGGGTGGAGGATTTGTGGGTGCACTCTTCTAAAGGGGGTGGATGGAACCCAAGCTTCTCTAGACCTCTCAATGACTGGGAGATTGAGACAGTGGAATGCTTCTTGTCAAGGATTCAAGACAAGGTGGTGGTTGAGGGGAGGGAGGATGAGGTGTTTTGGGCAGTTACAAAGAGTGGATCCTTTTCTATTAAGTCCCTCCTTTCTACCCTTGAGGAAGTAAGGGTAAACCCTTTCCCTACTGGTATTGTGTGGAATGTTTGGGTCTTTCCTAAGgttagtttttttgcttgggaggcaacttgggggaaagttttgactttagacCAATTGCAAAGGAGAGGGTGATCTTTAGCCAATAGATGCTCCTTTGTTATGCTCAtgaggagtcaattgaccaTATACTTTTGCATTGTAGGAAGGCAAGGCTGTTGTGGGAGCTCTTGTTCTCTTTGTTCAAGGTGTCTTAGGTGATTCAAGCTTCCATTAGAGAGACCCTTTTAAGGTGGCAGGGCTCGTTcattggaagaaagagaaagaaagtgtGGAGTGCAGCGCCTTTGTACCTCTTTTGGACAAtttgaaatgagagaaatagaagatcttTTGAGAATATGGAGTTTTATGTTCAAAGACTGAAGTTCTTGTTTTTGTGCAGTTTATTATCTTGGACAAATATGTTTATAGAACATACTTCTATATCCTtggttgattttattgattggttggggaCGGATCGAGGAAGagagtatttttgttttccttttcctttttggtgCTTTTAGGTATACACtatgtgtactttggtgtgccCCTCCTGGCGTTTTTATACAATTtgcacttatcaaaaaaaaataaaaaaattggatgaatattACAAAGGGTAGAAGTGCCCTAATGGTTGAATTCCACTGCTTTCACATGGGAGAGTTGAATTTGAAACTTAAGGAGTTTGTTAACTGTGGTCGTTGAAGTGGCACCAAAATGCCAAAAGATTGCAAATATTTTGGTGAAAATCTACAAAAACCGTGATAAAATCGAGAAGTTtccataaaaattataaaaaaaaataaaatagtgaaattatgataaaattggaaaaaacaaTCAACGATTTTCCAATGAGTCGTCTTTCATTTTCCCTTATTAGATCATGACCTCCTGAAATTCTTTTCTTCCCTGAAATTTCGtcaattttcaatgaaattctAATCCATGGTGTATACAAAAGCACTAGAAGACAATACAAaacagagagaaaaaataaaaatcctctCCTTGCTCAGAACTCAACCAATTAATGAAGTCTACCATAGACATTGAGGAATTTCCTATGTGCACTTAAcacaatccaaaaaattatacataaaggattgtttgattatttaatccatttttttaatgttttcaaaagctCTCCTATTCGACTCCTTTCAAATGGTTCAAAATAAACATAGAGAAGTTGCTCTCCAAGCTTCCTTCCTTTTCTCGAATTTTTTTCCCAACAAAGGATCCATGCCAACTTAAAAGGACACTTGTAACTTCGGAATGCATCGCccacttttttccaaataaggcaTAAATGAGTTGTCATAAGATGATGGTCTTTGCCAATGAAGAAGGATGTAATCAACcagttctttttcttctttatatagATAAAATTTGTTCGACATCTTCTATCCCTTCATTTTGAGTTGGTCCAATGTCAATATCATTCCTCATGCTACTTTCCAAGCAAAAACATTAACCCTCAATGGaacccaaggattccaaattGTGTTTAAAGAGAAAATCACCATTCTTATATTGGAcaaagaagggagagagatttAACAAAGAAATTGCCACACTTTAAACTCAACCAAAACATTTTATCCTTTACTTTCCATCAAATTGTCTAACCTTACAGTCTCCTAAATAAAGCCTCCACCTCCTCCTCTAGCTTCCAATCATGAATCTATTTTCAGAAACAAAAGTTCAAGTAACCCCCCTCTCCTTCCTACTCCTACACTTCAACTACTCATGCATCTTTAATAGTGACTTTGAGAAACAACTTAAGGAAAGACTCTCCGAATGGTGAGTCAccacaccatctatccttccaaaatttcaccctctACCCCATTGCTTACCCTAGAACCCATTCTACTGCTAACAACTTCTCATCCATTACAGATTGCCTTCAATAAACCCACCTCATAATCTTTCCTTACTCTCCTTAAGAACCATCACCCACTTCCTCCCCATAATTTCATACAATCCTCCACTTCTATAGGGAATCTCTCTAAACGGTGAATCTCTAACACCATCTACAAAGAAAGACTTTGTTGAGAATGGAAAGACTTCTAATACCTAGGCCACCATTTCTTTTGTCCTCACAAACTATCAAACAAttcaccaaagaaaatccctttagATCTTTTCCTGTCTTAAGCTCACATTTTTAACGATGACAAATGAGAACATGAAGTATATTGGCAGGCTCAATAAGGCACTTTTGTTAAAGTTAGCCTTCCTCCTTTTCATAGGTACTGCCTCACCATATTCCAAACTTGCAACAATCTAAACGTTGCTCCCAATGATACCCCAATAAACAGTAAGGAGGCTACCCACCGGTTAAACATTGGGGAGGGCACACACTAAATAACCCAAAACACCAGCTAGGTCCTTCGTATTTGCTACCCCTCTATTAGGATCAATACATTTTTTTgccatattgatttttaaacccAAGATTGCCTCAAATCACATGAAAAAACAGCTTAAGTGCTCTTACTAATCTTGATTGGCTTTATAAAGGATGAAAGCATCATCAATGAACAACAAATGAGATGCCTCAATCCTCCTCTTTCACTAACTCCAAAACCCGCGATCAAAccctttctttttccatattCAAAACATAAGAGAGCGCAATCAAGATAAATAGGTCTTGGAAAAGAAGGTCACCTTATCTCTAACTCCTTAAAACTTTGCAAATTATCGGATGGGGTTCTACTAATCAAGATAAAGAAGCTAGCCATACAGATGCACCACTTAATCTATCAAATCCACTTGGgatcaaatcccattttttccaaaactacCAACAAAGAACTCTAATTGACATGATCATATGCCTTTTTGGATATTCCACTTACAAACGACCCCATTAGTGAAGTTTTTCAACCTTGAGTCAATGGCTTCATTTCACATAATAACCGCATCCAAAATTTGATGACCTTCCACAAACACATGTTGAAAAGCTGAAGCCACTTTCCTCACCACTTTTTTTAGTCTGTTAACTAAAACTTCTACTAGAAATTTGTATGGTCCTTCCATCAAGTTGATTAGTCTAAAATCTTTTAAATCTTTTGCACTCTCCTTTCATAATGGCACTATGAATGTGGCATTTAAGCTTTTTTCAAAGGACCCTAAATCATAAACTCCCCAAAGCCATCAAATATCCTAAGTAGACAACTCTTCTATTGCCTAAACCACATTTCTTCTTGTTTATACACACAGTTAAGCATTTTACCAAATAAGGTTTTTTCACACATGCTCCCCATCCtcaaaggaaatctctttgtATATTCTCAAGTTTCAAGCATATATCTCTTGAAATGACAAGCAGGGACATGCAATATATTGACAAGCTAGACAAAATACTTTTGATCATTGTTAACCTACCATCCTTTGAAAGGTGTTGTTTCTTCCACATAGCCAACTTCTAATGAGTCTTTCTTCCACTGCCTCCCAAACTCTATGCAATTTAAAATAAGCACCAAGTGGAAGACCCAAATATGAGGTAAGGAGCTTTCCTTCTTTGAATCCTTATAACACCACCAAATCCTCCCCATTTAGGACCCCTCCTACTAGAATAAGCTCACTttttgttagattaattttaaCCTCGAAATcacctcaaaccacattaggGTTCAACCTAAATACCTCATTTGCTCTCCACAAACATCATAGAAAATGAGGTGTCTTCTGCAAACAAAAGAAGAATCACCTATACCCCTTACCTACTACTCCCCCTTGATTTAAAGCTTGATATGAAGCCTCCCTCCCTAACCCTCTTCAGAAAGCTACTAAGGGCCTCCATCaccaaaaatgattaaaaaggagaaagaggatcCTCTTGCCTCAAGccttttgaacttaaaaaaaaacaaactagaGATCCATTCAcctataaaatatattctctTATTAGCAAAATGTCATCAATAAAGGAGACAAATTACTAAAATCAAGGAGTCAAATTCcttaaatcaagaaaatcaaattttaggaTGTCGAATTAAATCCTAACACCATCTATAAATACAAATGTTGTCATTTAGTCCAAGAATTCAGAAAAATAACAAGAGGAGACCCCCAAAAAGCTTAGTTTGAAATTAGAAGCAAGGGAAGCCCTCACAAGCTTGTGGAAGAATCCTAAGCACAACACGCTAGCTCTTCTTCATCCTTGACAAAGTCACTTAAAAACAAGTCATCTATAACCTCGACTAAACTTCCAATACAAGGACAcactttctttccttcttagATCAAGATCGAAACAACTAAATCAaaggaaatattcttttgtaaatactATACCAGAAAAGATTGTACCCATTCAAATTATTAAGTTTAATACAATTAATTGTGTTCACTATTTTTCTTGACTATTGGATTTTGTAGGACATAAAACTTGTACATACAATACCAACTCCCTATTTtgcagcaaaaaaaaaaaaagcttgagCTTACACTCTCAAATTATTAAGATTCTCttgaaattcaatatatttatgtttCCATTATTTGAACATCCAAAGCATTTCTATATCAATTTATTCATTAGAAATAaatatccctttttttttttaatttgctatTTTCATATTGTGGTTTTGTttgtaagggaaaaaaattgtaaagaacTTAATTGCAGTAACTAAATTTCAAGATTTCACATTCAACCATTAAGTGCGATATCTATTTGAAAACATTAAGGATTCGGGGAGAGAAGTGGGTTGTTTGGGAATCCAAAATTTAGGTTGATAAAGACTAAAACTATGCAGAGATGGGCCCGTTTTGGAAGGTTTtcaaaaaaacagtttttcaaaacaatttttaaaaacaattctccaATTTTTTCTGGAACAAATGTCTGCTTGGGAACTTGGAAGGTTCTcaacatgttttttatgtttccaaatatttcttaaaaaaaaaatttatctattaacattttatttctaatcatTTGCTATGTTTGTAcaattatcttttaaaacatttcttagaaagcaagtgaaaacaactgaaaacaaaatatgttctcaaaaaacattttgtttttaacattttgtttttagaataagttttcaaaaaatcatttctagTAAAAAATTCTCTAACGTATTTTCAAGTCTAGAAAACAATTCCCAAACAAGCTCAAAAACTTTAGGTTTCACTCAAAACCCAAATCTATAAGTAAGCCATATACTTCAATATTGTATCCCTATTTTTTCTATAATGGCACCTTTAGCAACAATTCACCGTGTTTTGACGTTACTAAAAGGGCCTAAACTCTTAATAACTTGTAGGATTAACCCATTAAGTATTTAGTGGAAACATAATATCTttggaattattaaaaaaacccttcattatttaactttattcaaaattgtttatctcatttacatacatacatacatacatacatacatttTGTGGGTTAGTGTCTATAAAGCATCTCATTTATACATATAAGCATAAGCATCTTTCGTATAACATCTTCTCTAATGAAACAATTTATCTTTTGTAACCCTATATCAACTAATAAGTTATTACAATTGCACTCACCACTTAAGCAAATCCTTTTAAATGATTTAGTCATCTATTTAACTTTTGTAATAGGTCAAATTGGTAACTTAATGTTTGTTTGGATGTACAAAAATTGGTGAATTAGGGTTCATTTGGATACATTTCCTTTATATTGCTTAAACCTCTATTCAAGAAATATTGTACCTTTATAGGAGTTTCCTATTTACTAACTCCAATAGAGGGATTATATAAGTGGTTAATCATGATCTTTGGGTTAACAACTGCATCAGACACATTTATAAAAGCCATGACACAAGTTTTAATGACCAACATAGTAAAGTATGCACACATAGTTCATGCTTCAACTGTTGATCTTCTGGGAGCTGTAAGAGCACAATGAAAACTAGTCTTGACTTTCCAAAGCAAAAGATTATTATTGGTAGCATAGAAAAAGAAGCATCTTATGTCATAGTAATAGGTAAAGTTGGaatttttgttgaaattgaGGAGACTCGCCTGCCATAACCTTAATTGCTTGTTCCCTTCCTTAAATCCTAAGATAGTTTAATCTTAACCCATCACATTTGATTGTAAACAACTACTTTTGGGGTTGTCCTACATAAAAACACATGAAATGAGGTAGAGAGATCATAATTTATTGGAAAATGTGAGTATGGTGCTAAGCAAAATGGCAAAACAAGATTCATCCAACCTATTCACAATAAGGCGGAAAAGGTTGAAGATAAATCAACCATGGACGAAAATGCAAACAAAGGGTCCCAAACATacttctctctctttcaaatcattttcattttcatggctTTTCTTCTCCTCTTCTCTATCACTTTTCTTTCTGACATCATAGTCTTCTTCATCACCCAAACAACTCAATCTTGACATCATCTTCAAGTCACCTTGAAGTTGTCATGCAAATCGCATtggattttttgtttaaattgagGACCTCAAGAACCTAATTTTGAACTATTCAAATCCCAATGTAAAAGGTGTTAATAGATATATTCTTATATAAGACAATTTACTTTGATGAGGCTATAAATCTTATTCAGACACTCATTCATTCCAATTCTTGGGAAGTTTAAAGAAGCCTTCCTAGAGcttattaaaatattctaactacagtaatataaaaacattagaaGTATATTGCTCTAATGAATGATATTGAAGATTACTTTCATATGTTATTGTTATGGTGAATTGGGCGATCAATGAGAAGATGATTgtaaggaaaggaaaggaggtTGTATTGAGAGTTCATGCATTGAAGGAGGCTAGATAGCAATGAGCAATGCTATTGCACCAACTCATCTTGTATGGGCatctaaaaagaaattttaaggaGTGTAGCAAGCAAATTTGATCTGGACTACATATTAGATAAGAAAAGTTGATAAAGTGTAGAAAGTGAATTCATAAGAGATgacaagaaaaatggaggataAAATGAATTACTATGGATTTCAATAGATCTTAGAAAATCACATAAACTCAAGGTTGACTTCCATCCATGTTGGGAGGAATTGATGGGGATAAGGCTTTTAGAGCTTATTCATGAAAATGAAGAGGATGTTCtagtaatattttcttatttggatTGTTTAAAGTCTAAGCTAATGGTAGTCATATGGTCTCTATTTGGAATCAAGGAAGTCTTTCAGTAACAAACTTCTTATTTGTAGTAAGTTCTTATGCCTTTACAATTTCCATTTTATAaaaacttctattttctttaaaataaaaataaaataaaataaatccttCTATTTTATATGGAGTGTCTATTTTCCTTAGAAACATAGttctcattttctaaaaatatacaaaaatgtattttaatttctatagggaaaaaaaaaactatttcctAAAGTTTACAttggttattaatttaaatatttggaaGGTTTAAcagttttaagaaataattaagaGTCCTAACAAGTTAATATAtaggataaattttttttattatttattggtTGGTAAGTCTTTCGAGTTTTCTGAAAACTAGAAATAAGGTAAATTTTAAGAACATGGGATGAATTAtgtatgataataatttttgcATCTTGGCATCCTTTAATAGTGAGAGTTATTTTCTTCTAAGTGAAACTCCTAAAAAGCCTTAACAAGACTTGACTGCCATAACCTTAATTGCTCGTTCCCCTCCTTAAATCCTAAGATAGTTAAAATCTTAACCTACCTCATTTGATTGTAGACAGTTACCTTTAGGGTTGTTTTACATAAAAACACATGAAATGAGGCAAAGATATCATAATTTAATGGAAAATGTGAGCATGGTGCTAAGCAAAATGGCAAAACAAGATTCATCCAACCTATTCACAATAAGGTTGAAAATGAACCAACCATGGACGAAGATGCAAACAAAGGGTCCCAATGATACTTCTTTCtctttcaaatcattttcattttcatggtttttcttctcctcttctCTATCACTTTTCTTTCTGACATCATAGTCTTCTTCATCACCCAAACAACTCAATCTCGACATCATTTCCAAGTCATCTCGAAGTTATCATGCAAATCGCATTGAGACTACTGATTCAACAAAGTCATTTCGCAAGTAAACAAAATATTGAACTCGATTATTGATTTATTGACGGTCATGGTTGAGACAAATACAATTTGGTGAATCATACTAGTCTTAACTAAGATTTTTAGCCTTGATAATGTAAGATTGCAAGCAACAAAGGAGGAGAATTCACTTTGGAGGAAAGGGACAAAGGAGACATTCCATGTGAAATCTTTTACAATTTCTTATGTGTTGAATATGGACCTATTCCCCACTAACAAAGTTTAGAGCACTTGTACCCCAACGAGAAcctattcttttttcttgtttggagGGCAATGTGGAGAAAGATCCTAACCATACATGTCCTTACGAAGAAAGAATGATCGATTGCAAACAAATGTAAATCTTTACAAAGTTAGCAAGGAATATGCAAATCACATCTTAATCCATTGTGATGGAATTGAGAGGTTGTGGGATATGTTATTAGCAATAGTTAGGTTGAAATGGCATTTCCAGATTTGGTGAAAGTGCCCCTTTTGCAATGGAAGGTATACGGTTTGGATTAAAGGTAGAGGAAGGTTTGGAGTATGGTCCCACTTTGCCTGTTTTGGTGCATGTGGCAAGAGTGTAATAGAAGGATATTCAATGAGGAAGTGCTTCATGACCAAAATCGAAGGAGAACCTTATTAAATCCCTTTTGAAGTGATCTCAAGCCCCATTGGGATGGAGAATTGTTCATTATTGGATTTTGTAGTAAACCAAAACCATGGATGATGGGTTTTTGTTCCATTGTTTTTGTCTAGGTGTTGTTGTTTTATCCTTTGTTCCTGTGATGCCTCCTATACACCCCCAGTGACATAGGATGGGCTTCCTGTTTTATGCATCTAGTTTGCCTATCAAATAAATAAgcctatcaaataaataaactttagtGACCAGAGAGAAAGAAACAGCCTTCAAATAGAGGTTATATTTGACAACCTGGTATATTCGAGACAAATCCGCCTTTGTTCTCAATACTGCCTCGCTCTCTGTTGGGCTCATGATCAATCGTCATTTGTATTGCTTGACCCCCTCTTGAGAGAACTGCTCTTGAATCACCAACATTTGCGATTAATAACTTTCGGCCATTTATAAGAATTGCAGTAACAGCAGTAGAGCCACCTCGCCCCAAGTCTCGACTATGAGAAAGAATTGCCTGGTCAGTCCTCTCGTAGGCTTTTGAAATGGAACCATGAGGATCAGTCCAGAAATTCTCCTAAAATGATAACATTAGAATGTGTAAGAGATACAATCTCCAAATAAATACATGAAATAAAAAGTATAGCGAAGATGCCAACTTTTCTAATCCAACATCCCACCTCctttaaaatattggaaaacaAATGCTTCTGTAGGTAGGCTGGCACGCTATCTCCCATATGGCCATCATAAATAGCAAATAGTCCAAGCTCATGTCCTTTGGTATGATGAAACTTAGCAACATGATAATCCTCCATAGGATGATTCGCCTTCCCTTTTACTAGGCTAAATCCATATTTTATTGGGCCTTGAGGGCTTCTGCCCTTACCAGAGCTACTGGAACCTCGTCCTCCAtgctgaagaagaaaaaaatacatttaatattgtAAAAATCTCACACAGTTCATGAAACTAGATGGCACAAAAACagattcaaaatttcattttttgatatGCAAGTGTTAGTATCCAGATAAGAGTTTAACAAAAGGGAGGCACAACCTATGTACGCTAGGATATGAAAGGCATGCAATGGATATGGAAAcacactttttattattaaaagtccAAAATGAAAGCGACCACCTAAATCTACcaaggaaaaatgggaaaaccagaaaacaaaaagataaaaattttgctttgtttttttgtctGAGGCAATAATGGATGCAACCACAGTGTGGCCATTAGTATATCACCAGTTGACTGGGGATAGAGGCTTTTGAAACTTGACTCCCACAGAGAAAGACAATTTCTTTTGAGAGCCCAATCAACAATGATATAGAATTAGCAGACAAACCCCCCAAAAATCTACATCATTCTGAAGCAATGAACTAAGGTGCCTAGAAATCCACGTAGaactcaaaataataataataataataataataataatcaaaagaCCAGCCCCCAAATTTAACAGCTTTCATCAGAACACCAAATGTTTGCTTCAACCTAATTAGAAGTTCGCTTCCTACACCCAACTCAATAAGTGTTAAGAATTTGTTCACAGGAGTTGAAGATCAGATAACCGCAGAATGACAAATCCACCAAATTGGGACTTCACTATTTGGATGAGTACATGTAATCCGAACAATTGCAACAGGTACCTGCAGCAATGTTGACAATAGAGGTTGTATTGGTATGTCATGGTGATGATGAAATGGCTACGGCAGCAGTGAGGGGATGGAGGTCGTTGTGGTGGTGGCAGGGTTGGTCATAGTGGAACTGCTGGAAATTGCACGAAGACGTGTGGAAACCTAATACACTGGAAATATGAAGCAAGGATTTTGGCCATTGAAGcccttaaattcaatttcactttttattgttTCCCAGTCAAGCAAAGGAAAGAAGTTTCAGGAGCCCAGAATCCCCTATCCACACCCAAAATCCCTCTTATCAAACACACCCAGAAGGAGAAGGGGCTTCAAAACAGCAACTATGCAAAATTGACCCATCTCTAAACGGGGGCAAATTTGCACaaccccaaaaaaataatactcagcaagaaacaaaaaagataaataaattaaacactGCAAAAAGGGAGTAGTATTTCCTCACCTGAGAATCAAAGCAACACAACTTGTCCATGAAAATCTGGTAgccgccaccaccaccaccactaacCTCTAGTGCTTTCTTCACTTTCTCAACATCCAACCTGAAATCCAAATTCCATGAAAACCCACCTCATAAGTTGGCCAATCAAAACCAT
Above is a genomic segment from Vitis riparia cultivar Riparia Gloire de Montpellier isolate 1030 chromosome 7, EGFV_Vit.rip_1.0, whole genome shotgun sequence containing:
- the LOC117918280 gene encoding probable protein phosphatase 2C 9 isoform X1 codes for the protein MDKLCCFDSQHGGRGSSSSGKGRSPQGPIKYGFSLVKGKANHPMEDYHVAKFHHTKGHELGLFAIYDGHMGDSVPAYLQKHLFSNILKEENFWTDPHGSISKAYERTDQAILSHSRDLGRGGSTAVTAILINGRKLLIANVGDSRAVLSRGGQAIQMTIDHEPNRERGSIENKGGFVSNIPGDVPRVNGQLAVSRAFGDKSLKSHLRSDPDIRHTDIDPNCEILILASDGLWKVMDNQEAVDIARKIKDPQKAAKHLTAEALRRESKDDISCVVVRFKG
- the LOC117918280 gene encoding probable protein phosphatase 2C 10 isoform X2, producing MEDYHVAKFHHTKGHELGLFAIYDGHMGDSVPAYLQKHLFSNILKEENFWTDPHGSISKAYERTDQAILSHSRDLGRGGSTAVTAILINGRKLLIANVGDSRAVLSRGGQAIQMTIDHEPNRERGSIENKGGFVSNIPGDVPRVNGQLAVSRAFGDKSLKSHLRSDPDIRHTDIDPNCEILILASDGLWKVMDNQEAVDIARKIKDPQKAAKHLTAEALRRESKDDISCVVVRFKG